In Rhodoferax koreense, a genomic segment contains:
- a CDS encoding SDR family oxidoreductase, with product MSKLVFITGASSGIGQALALQFFRAGYRLALVARREEVIHSWAKAHGIGAEWYQIYSADVAEPGRIMAAGVRCLAEQGLPDVVLASAGISIGMDTRFASDIAVMAQTFAINNTGMAATFQPFVQKMSERGHGVLVGVASVAAIRGLPGHGAYCASKAGVVAYCESLRGELRASGVKVVTLVPGYVDTPLTQVNRYSMPFLMRPEDFAVRALTAIETGVSYRVIPWQMGVAAKLLRILPNALYDRLLQGRGRKPRIDAT from the coding sequence GAGCCGGTTACCGGCTGGCCCTCGTGGCGCGCCGGGAAGAAGTGATCCATTCGTGGGCTAAGGCGCATGGCATCGGCGCAGAGTGGTATCAAATCTATAGCGCCGACGTGGCCGAACCGGGTCGGATCATGGCCGCAGGCGTCCGCTGCCTGGCCGAGCAGGGTTTGCCGGATGTGGTGCTGGCCAGCGCCGGCATCAGCATCGGCATGGACACCCGCTTCGCGTCGGACATCGCGGTGATGGCGCAGACGTTTGCCATCAACAACACCGGCATGGCGGCGACATTCCAGCCATTCGTCCAGAAAATGAGCGAACGCGGCCATGGCGTGCTGGTCGGCGTCGCCAGCGTGGCGGCCATCCGCGGACTGCCCGGCCATGGCGCCTACTGCGCGAGCAAGGCTGGCGTCGTGGCGTATTGCGAAAGCCTGCGCGGGGAATTGCGCGCCAGCGGCGTCAAGGTGGTCACCCTGGTGCCTGGTTATGTCGACACGCCGCTGACGCAGGTCAACCGCTACAGCATGCCATTTCTGATGCGGCCCGAAGATTTCGCCGTGCGGGCCTTGACAGCCATCGAGACGGGCGTGAGTTACCGCGTGATCCCGTGGCAGATGGGTGTGGCCGCCAAGCTGCTGCGGATCCTGCCGAACGCGCTGTACGACCGGCTGCTGCAGGGCCGGGGTCGCAAACCGCGCATCGACGCCACGTAG